A section of the Chitinivibrionales bacterium genome encodes:
- a CDS encoding acyltransferase domain-containing protein: MNAWVFAGQGSQKRGMGSDLFDKYEGLVEKADSILGYSIKELCLKNPDNRLIRTEYTQPALFFVNTLLYLEKIAKEKKPDFLAGHSLGEYNALFAAGVFDIETSLRIVKKRGELMAEAQNGGMAAVIGIKSDALHAILKQNNLGSIDIANYNSCFQTVISGPAEDIHNASAIFENAGARYIPLAV, translated from the coding sequence ATGAATGCGTGGGTGTTTGCAGGACAGGGTTCGCAGAAAAGGGGAATGGGATCCGACCTTTTCGATAAATATGAGGGGCTTGTCGAAAAAGCCGATTCGATCCTTGGATATTCTATCAAAGAACTGTGTCTTAAGAATCCCGATAATCGTCTTATCAGAACTGAATACACGCAACCGGCGCTGTTTTTCGTCAACACATTGCTGTATCTTGAAAAAATTGCAAAGGAGAAGAAGCCCGATTTCCTCGCCGGTCACAGCCTTGGTGAATATAATGCGCTCTTTGCTGCAGGAGTTTTTGATATCGAGACAAGCCTCCGTATAGTCAAAAAGAGAGGCGAACTGATGGCTGAAGCGCAAAATGGCGGAATGGCGGCTGTCATAGGAATAAAGAGCGATGCACTACACGCAATCCTGAAGCAGAATAACCTCGGTTCCATCGATATAGCTAATTATAACTCATGCTTCCAAACCGTCATATCAGGACCTGCAGAGGACATACACAATGCATCAGCCATATTCGAAAACGCCGGAGCTCGCTATATACCACTTGCAGTCAG